One window from the genome of Pedobacter schmidteae encodes:
- a CDS encoding L,D-transpeptidase family protein, which translates to MAGNASVRNPELDAEIKEMKPDHRSKHRIDSVELFKRLLKDNRDVLSYPEQLQVYYQKNNYKTTLINRFLWTDDLQYLIADLEDAGSHGLDPELFLTSKLRKRSTNLNTYENEVVLELLTANALLKYSVAMQFGLLDPYSLDSNYFTTTVHADSTFLMQVLEVRTLKKYLDSIQPKSKAYFALQEALKSETPVNGKTLKETQSILAVNLERLRWKNKPAEQKYVVVNIPDFSLDVMDNGKSILHMKVCVGEAGDWETPQLNSKIYTVQVNPVWNIPESIAKNETIRNAANDRYYLSNSNIEVYRKGKLVGNVESIDWETGNLSEYSFKQLPGEQNALGKIKFLFNNKSSVYLHDTPVKSAFKRAERAISHGCIRVESPLKLAFALFGKGPKYDDIKRAMASGYPRAKYIGLPIAVPVVITYFTAFADDKGQIKFCKDVYGKDKEMMRAKM; encoded by the coding sequence ATGGCCGGCAATGCAAGTGTTAGGAATCCAGAACTGGATGCAGAAATAAAAGAGATGAAGCCAGATCATCGGTCAAAGCACCGGATTGATTCTGTTGAGCTATTTAAACGACTTTTAAAAGACAACCGGGATGTGCTGAGTTATCCGGAACAACTGCAGGTTTATTATCAAAAGAATAACTATAAAACGACGTTGATAAACAGGTTTTTGTGGACTGATGACTTGCAATATCTGATTGCTGATTTGGAAGATGCGGGTAGTCATGGACTGGATCCGGAACTTTTTTTGACCAGCAAACTCAGAAAAAGAAGTACAAATTTAAATACTTACGAGAATGAAGTTGTATTGGAATTATTGACCGCCAACGCCTTACTAAAATACAGTGTGGCCATGCAGTTTGGCTTATTGGACCCTTACTCCTTAGATTCGAATTATTTTACGACAACGGTACATGCCGATAGTACTTTTCTGATGCAGGTTTTGGAAGTCAGGACATTAAAAAAATATCTGGATAGCATACAGCCTAAAAGCAAAGCCTATTTTGCATTGCAGGAGGCGTTAAAATCGGAAACACCGGTAAATGGTAAAACGTTAAAAGAAACACAAAGTATCCTGGCGGTAAACCTGGAACGGTTAAGATGGAAAAATAAGCCTGCGGAACAAAAATATGTTGTGGTTAATATTCCCGATTTTAGTCTTGATGTAATGGACAACGGAAAATCGATATTACATATGAAGGTTTGTGTAGGAGAGGCCGGAGATTGGGAAACCCCGCAGTTAAATAGTAAAATTTATACGGTTCAGGTGAACCCTGTATGGAATATTCCTGAAAGTATTGCTAAAAATGAAACCATAAGAAATGCTGCGAATGACCGCTACTACTTATCGAACAGTAATATTGAGGTGTACCGAAAAGGTAAGCTGGTAGGAAATGTAGAATCAATAGACTGGGAAACCGGTAATTTGTCGGAGTATTCATTTAAGCAATTGCCTGGCGAACAAAATGCTTTGGGAAAAATTAAGTTTCTTTTTAACAATAAAAGCAGTGTATATCTGCACGATACTCCTGTGAAATCGGCTTTTAAAAGAGCTGAAAGAGCCATTAGTCATGGTTGCATCCGTGTAGAAAGTCCTTTGAAACTGGCTTTTGCCCTTTTTGGGAAAGGGCCTAAATATGACGACATCAAGCGGGCAATGGCAAGTGGCTACCCGCGCGCCAAGTACATTGGCTTGCCTATAGCTGTTCCTGTGGTGATTACTTATTTTACGGCATTTGCAGATGACAAGGGCCAGATTAAGTTTTGTAAAGATGTGTATGGGAAGGATAAAGAAATGATGAGGGCTAAAATGTAA
- a CDS encoding RNA polymerase sigma factor, with the protein MGNYRDYTDQELTALLKNSDHSAFTEIFDRFNSLLYIHAFKKLKDREAAKDVVQDTLSALWHKREQLDVGNNLGGYLYTTLRNKIFDLLARQQVSHKHVTDLQQYLNKGNFMTDHLIREKQLAAIIEKEITALPPRMREAFELSRKENLSHKQIAERMAISEQTVTDQIKKAIKILRPRIGLVIAAMYFIR; encoded by the coding sequence ATGGGTAATTATAGGGACTATACGGATCAGGAGCTTACGGCACTATTAAAAAATAGTGACCATAGTGCATTCACTGAGATTTTTGACCGCTTCAACAGCCTGCTGTACATCCATGCCTTTAAAAAACTAAAAGACAGAGAAGCGGCCAAAGATGTGGTTCAGGATACCCTATCGGCTTTATGGCATAAGCGCGAACAGCTGGATGTGGGGAACAATCTGGGCGGTTACTTGTACACCACTTTAAGAAACAAAATTTTTGACCTGCTGGCCCGGCAACAGGTTAGCCACAAGCATGTAACAGACCTTCAACAATACCTGAACAAGGGAAATTTTATGACCGATCACCTGATCCGCGAAAAACAACTGGCAGCTATTATTGAAAAGGAGATTACCGCATTACCCCCGCGGATGAGAGAGGCTTTTGAGCTGAGCAGGAAAGAAAACCTTAGTCATAAGCAAATTGCCGAAAGAATGGCGATATCCGAACAAACCGTAACCGACCAGATAAAAAAGGCCATAAAGATATTACGACCACGCATTGGGCTGGTTATTGCGGCCATGTACTTTATCCGTTAA
- a CDS encoding FecR family protein yields the protein MNQTEAITLLKKYQAGVCSEAEKIQLESWYLQWHNDTSSFEEADLLALQNEMWAAMPKPTPQKTIRLWPKIAIAASVLIALSAGVWFYTASDYPERSAINKNLPAQDVAPGKNTATLSLDNGKIINLSSTKSGVVIDATNLKYNDGTAIADSETGATDQTGGDALLTATTPRGGTYQIILPDGTKVWLNAASSIKFPSVFNKSKERKVQLTGEAYFEVTKDKTKPFIVVTDKQEVEVLGTHFNINSYADEKNTRTTLLEGAVKVSAFKSSTLLSPNQQAILTGDKVRVETVDPEGIVAWKNGNFNFNDEDLESIMRKVARWYDVEVYYKDNLPQTSFLGTLSRSKNLSALLKIMEESGKVHFKLEGRRITVMK from the coding sequence ATGAACCAAACGGAAGCGATAACCTTACTTAAAAAATACCAGGCAGGAGTTTGCAGCGAAGCGGAAAAAATTCAGCTCGAGAGCTGGTATTTACAATGGCATAATGATACGTCCTCATTTGAAGAAGCAGATTTGCTGGCCTTACAAAATGAAATGTGGGCAGCCATGCCAAAGCCTACGCCTCAAAAAACAATTCGTTTATGGCCTAAAATTGCTATTGCAGCGTCTGTTTTAATCGCATTAAGTGCTGGCGTATGGTTTTACACCGCTTCAGATTATCCGGAACGCAGCGCAATCAACAAAAATCTACCCGCCCAGGACGTTGCTCCCGGCAAAAATACAGCCACACTAAGCCTTGACAATGGTAAAATCATCAATCTGAGCAGTACAAAAAGTGGTGTAGTTATAGATGCTACAAACCTAAAATATAATGATGGCACCGCCATCGCCGATTCAGAGACTGGTGCAACCGACCAAACAGGCGGCGATGCACTGCTGACTGCAACTACCCCACGTGGCGGCACCTATCAGATTATCCTTCCCGATGGGACTAAGGTATGGCTAAATGCCGCATCATCTATTAAATTCCCATCCGTATTTAACAAGTCAAAGGAACGAAAGGTACAGCTAACCGGGGAGGCCTATTTTGAAGTGACTAAAGACAAAACGAAACCCTTTATAGTGGTAACGGATAAACAAGAGGTAGAAGTATTGGGTACACACTTTAACATCAATAGCTATGCTGATGAAAAGAATACCAGGACCACCTTACTTGAAGGCGCGGTTAAAGTTAGCGCATTTAAATCAAGCACCTTGCTAAGCCCTAATCAACAAGCTATTTTGACGGGAGATAAAGTAAGGGTGGAAACCGTAGATCCGGAAGGCATTGTTGCCTGGAAAAACGGGAATTTTAATTTTAATGACGAAGATCTGGAGAGTATTATGCGTAAAGTTGCCAGATGGTATGATGTAGAAGTCTACTATAAGGATAATTTACCACAAACATCTTTCCTGGGCACTTTATCCAGATCAAAGAATTTGTCAGCTTTATTAAAAATCATGGAAGAATCAGGAAAAGTTCACTTTAAACTGGAAGGAAGGAGGATTACCGTCATGAAATAA
- a CDS encoding SusC/RagA family TonB-linked outer membrane protein, which yields MKLTTLIITIFLLQVSAASRAQKITLNEKNAPLEKIIKLIRTQSGYDFFGDTRLIRNASPVTIEAKKADLNEVLKLVFDNQNLSYSIEEKTIIIKPIVAAPGPDISQQTRTIEGTVLAEDGELPLENATVSAVGTEIKTYTNKDGNFMIKVPESVKALRFNFIGYDQKEMKIDAKNKKMIVRLVTKNNALNEVVVRTGIYKRPVENFTGSARSITSQELRRVAPSNILAAIGILDPSFRLPEDINMGSDPNRLPDIELRGQNNFPNRNPLADKTANNPASLRNVFGDKPNAPLFVLDGFQVSLERIFDLDMNRVERITILKDAAATSIYGSRASNGVIVIDTRQPKEGSVTISYRGGLTVTAPDLSSYDLLNAKEKLDFEKEVGFYKDSGTWPYLQTVRDEEYNERLKDVTRGVDTYWLSQPVRTGFGNSQSLYFEGGDQVVRYGVNLNSLSDVAAMKGSGRNRMSGGVTLNYRTSSLLFGNDLSINRVKGTNSPYGSFSEYTKLNQYWSPYDENGQFARFLGQPRRNSSGAFYSYYGNPLYNASLSSKDFNESLGFVNNFKFEWSVQKWIRITGGFSINHNNTSSDKYLSARNTAFESLPVAERGSYTKTNGKTNLLDANLGFDIRKTWNKNLLFFTGNVNATEGKEETYSTSAIGFPNEKVAEIIFASKYDPNKGKPIGSQGISRLISGRMNGSYAYDNKYLLDVSVSMDASSQFGADKSIAPFWSVGAGWNMHREQFLEDTKLINFLKLRGSVGTTGDQNFDPYMALSTYSYFSDQFYLDQLSAYLMGYGNTALGWQKSIKRNIGVDATFWNNRIAFSTDFYYNTTNALILDISTPPSLGFSNYKENAGALKNVGWQSTLNVTLIQKPKDNMYWRVGLSAYGNTNTITKISNSLKKLNEKSDKEDQDTENPDRNKPKSYYQEGQSLTSIFAVRSLGIDPANGQEMFLDRNGKTTYIWNSLDKVAVGDTRPKVSGTLSTGFDYKGFGFNIYMSYRLGADIYNQTLVDRVENADITFNVDRRMATERWKKPGDHTFFKGIIGSADGKPVVETTLPTSRFVQKEYMIEASRVSFTYQFPEGLSWLKQARLSNTRLELYIANPFQLSSIKRERGLDYPFARSFTLNLSTSIF from the coding sequence ATGAAATTAACCACGCTCATAATCACCATATTTTTACTACAGGTTAGTGCCGCCAGCAGGGCTCAGAAAATTACTTTAAATGAGAAAAATGCACCGCTTGAAAAGATCATTAAACTGATCAGGACACAAAGTGGCTACGACTTTTTTGGAGATACCAGACTGATTAGAAATGCCAGTCCTGTAACCATAGAGGCAAAAAAGGCGGACCTAAATGAGGTTTTAAAGCTAGTGTTTGACAATCAAAATCTTAGCTATTCTATTGAAGAAAAAACAATCATTATCAAACCCATTGTTGCAGCACCAGGCCCTGATATCAGCCAGCAAACACGAACCATTGAAGGTACAGTTTTGGCAGAAGATGGCGAGCTTCCTCTGGAAAATGCGACTGTATCAGCTGTTGGAACAGAGATCAAAACGTACACAAACAAAGATGGCAACTTTATGATCAAAGTGCCCGAGTCGGTCAAAGCACTACGCTTCAATTTCATTGGCTATGATCAGAAAGAGATGAAGATCGACGCCAAAAATAAAAAGATGATCGTCAGGCTGGTTACTAAAAACAATGCACTAAATGAAGTGGTGGTCAGAACAGGGATATACAAACGTCCGGTAGAAAACTTTACAGGATCAGCCAGGTCTATTACCTCACAGGAGTTAAGGCGAGTGGCACCTTCCAACATACTGGCGGCTATCGGCATCCTCGATCCATCATTTAGACTTCCTGAAGATATCAATATGGGCTCCGACCCAAACCGTCTGCCTGACATAGAATTACGGGGACAGAATAACTTCCCCAACAGAAATCCGCTGGCTGACAAAACTGCTAACAACCCTGCAAGTTTAAGAAATGTATTTGGAGATAAACCCAATGCACCGCTATTTGTTCTGGACGGATTCCAGGTATCGCTGGAGCGCATATTTGATTTGGACATGAACCGCGTGGAAAGAATTACGATCCTGAAGGATGCAGCTGCTACCTCCATCTACGGATCAAGGGCCAGCAACGGGGTAATTGTTATCGATACCAGGCAACCAAAAGAAGGATCAGTCACCATATCGTATCGAGGTGGACTTACCGTAACTGCCCCTGATTTGAGCAGTTATGACTTGTTAAACGCAAAGGAAAAACTTGATTTCGAAAAGGAAGTTGGCTTTTACAAAGACAGTGGTACCTGGCCATACCTGCAAACGGTTAGAGATGAAGAATACAACGAACGACTGAAGGATGTAACCCGGGGGGTAGACACTTACTGGCTTTCGCAACCTGTACGTACCGGCTTTGGTAATAGCCAGTCACTGTATTTTGAAGGCGGAGACCAGGTAGTCAGATATGGGGTGAACCTGAATAGCCTGAGTGATGTTGCTGCAATGAAGGGTTCTGGCCGTAACCGGATGAGCGGAGGAGTAACCTTAAACTACCGAACTTCCAGTCTGTTATTTGGCAATGACTTAAGCATAAACCGTGTCAAGGGAACCAACAGTCCTTATGGAAGTTTTAGTGAATATACCAAGTTAAACCAATACTGGTCTCCGTATGATGAGAATGGTCAGTTTGCCCGCTTTTTGGGCCAGCCAAGAAGAAACAGTTCCGGCGCTTTCTATTCCTACTATGGTAATCCCTTGTACAACGCTTCCTTATCGAGTAAAGATTTCAACGAGTCACTTGGCTTCGTTAATAACTTTAAATTTGAATGGTCTGTACAAAAATGGATCAGGATTACCGGAGGATTTAGTATAAATCACAATAACACGTCCTCAGATAAATATTTATCTGCCCGTAATACTGCCTTCGAATCTTTACCGGTAGCCGAACGTGGCAGTTATACAAAAACCAATGGAAAAACCAATTTGCTAGATGCCAATCTGGGTTTCGACATTCGTAAAACCTGGAACAAAAACCTGTTGTTCTTTACCGGAAATGTAAATGCTACAGAAGGAAAAGAAGAGACCTATAGTACTTCTGCTATTGGTTTCCCCAATGAAAAAGTAGCAGAAATCATATTTGCCAGTAAATACGATCCAAATAAAGGCAAACCCATCGGTTCGCAGGGTATAAGCAGACTGATTAGTGGTCGTATGAATGGAAGTTATGCTTACGACAACAAATACCTACTGGATGTTTCTGTCAGCATGGATGCCTCTTCACAATTTGGAGCAGATAAATCCATTGCACCTTTCTGGTCGGTAGGCGCGGGCTGGAACATGCACCGTGAGCAATTTCTGGAAGACACCAAACTCATCAATTTCCTGAAACTTCGCGGATCGGTAGGAACTACCGGCGATCAGAACTTTGATCCTTACATGGCACTGAGTACCTACAGCTACTTTTCTGATCAGTTTTATCTGGATCAGCTAAGTGCTTACCTAATGGGATATGGCAACACCGCCCTTGGTTGGCAAAAAAGTATAAAAAGAAATATCGGCGTAGATGCGACATTCTGGAACAACAGGATCGCATTTTCTACAGATTTTTATTACAACACCACAAATGCATTGATACTTGATATCAGTACACCACCATCTCTGGGCTTTAGTAATTATAAAGAAAATGCGGGTGCGCTGAAAAATGTAGGCTGGCAAAGCACATTAAACGTTACACTGATCCAAAAACCTAAAGACAACATGTATTGGAGAGTTGGCCTTTCGGCATATGGCAATACCAATACCATTACCAAAATATCCAATTCACTGAAAAAACTAAATGAAAAATCGGATAAGGAAGATCAGGATACGGAAAACCCAGATAGAAACAAGCCAAAAAGCTATTACCAGGAAGGCCAGTCGCTAACCTCAATTTTTGCCGTAAGAAGTTTAGGGATTGACCCTGCCAACGGACAGGAGATGTTTCTGGACAGGAATGGAAAAACAACCTATATCTGGAACTCGCTGGACAAAGTAGCCGTAGGTGATACCCGGCCAAAGGTATCGGGCACCTTAAGTACGGGGTTTGACTACAAAGGATTTGGTTTCAATATCTATATGTCTTACAGACTAGGCGCCGATATTTATAATCAGACATTAGTAGACAGGGTCGAAAATGCAGACATCACTTTTAACGTAGACAGAAGGATGGCTACTGAACGATGGAAAAAACCGGGCGACCATACTTTCTTTAAAGGGATCATAGGCAGTGCCGATGGGAAACCTGTAGTAGAAACAACACTACCTACTTCCAGATTTGTTCAAAAAGAATATATGATCGAAGCCTCCAGAGTATCTTTTACTTATCAGTTTCCTGAAGGATTATCCTGGTTAAAGCAGGCACGTTTGTCCAATACAAGGCTGGAACTTTACATAGCCAATCCCTTCCAGCTGTCGAGCATAAAAAGAGAACGCGGACTTGACTACCCATTTGCGAGGTCATTTACGCTTAACCTATCTACCAGTATATTCTAA
- a CDS encoding RagB/SusD family nutrient uptake outer membrane protein, translated as MKKSLYILLSLITLTTASCKKWLDVRPGTQVKQDELFSTEQGFNQAILGSYLQMGPGLYAGNTTTTMMSALGQNYQTTATGHFLLEMTKYNYTNPAVKDTIAIIWSKMYTAIGGVNNILDHVDAAKSVFLNNHYNLIKGQALGLRALMHFDLLRMFGPVPINGQNVNAVPYIKTFGKQVTPLSTTSQVITACLDDLNEAEELLSVYKDIIYDNGTGADEFTTYTRNHFNYWAAKALKARIYLYKGDKINAAKYAKEVIASGKFPFVNRATFTSGTNQDRTFSTEHIFALNIPTLKPQVDRRFRLDGNQNYQTTTLYLPQATMKTLFEEGNGGSTDYRFLYLINTLNGLSYSTKFWQNDGAVLQVRNQMPMIRLSEMYYIAAEATPDLGEALTLVNKIRVQRGLDPLLTPFNETSRMQEIAKEYNKEFYAEGQLFFYYKRLGTLPIPRSTVAMTEKTYVFPLPDDEIEFGNR; from the coding sequence ATGAAAAAGTCGTTATATATATTACTCAGTTTGATCACCCTTACAACTGCCTCCTGTAAAAAATGGCTGGATGTGAGACCGGGGACCCAGGTAAAGCAGGATGAACTTTTTAGCACCGAGCAGGGATTTAACCAGGCCATTTTGGGTTCCTATTTACAAATGGGTCCCGGGTTGTATGCGGGCAACACAACCACAACCATGATGAGTGCGCTGGGGCAAAATTATCAGACCACAGCCACTGGCCACTTCCTGCTGGAAATGACAAAGTACAATTACACCAATCCTGCGGTAAAAGATACCATCGCCATCATTTGGTCAAAAATGTATACTGCAATTGGAGGAGTAAATAATATACTGGACCATGTTGATGCGGCGAAGTCTGTTTTTCTAAACAACCATTATAATCTGATCAAAGGCCAGGCCTTGGGCTTACGGGCGTTGATGCATTTCGATCTGCTCAGAATGTTTGGGCCTGTACCCATAAATGGGCAAAATGTAAACGCCGTTCCCTATATCAAAACTTTTGGGAAGCAGGTTACTCCTTTGAGTACTACTTCACAGGTGATTACCGCTTGTCTGGACGATCTTAATGAAGCCGAAGAATTGTTGTCCGTATATAAAGATATCATTTACGACAATGGTACCGGAGCAGATGAATTTACTACTTACACCCGTAATCATTTTAATTACTGGGCTGCAAAAGCCCTCAAAGCCAGGATTTACCTGTACAAAGGCGATAAAATAAATGCAGCAAAATATGCGAAGGAAGTAATTGCTTCCGGCAAATTTCCATTTGTTAACCGGGCTACATTTACTTCAGGGACCAATCAGGACCGCACATTTTCTACAGAACACATTTTTGCGTTAAACATCCCTACATTGAAGCCGCAGGTAGATCGCCGCTTTCGTTTAGATGGTAATCAGAACTATCAGACCACTACCCTATATTTGCCACAGGCAACCATGAAAACCCTGTTTGAAGAAGGAAATGGAGGCTCTACCGACTATCGTTTCCTCTACCTGATCAATACGCTCAATGGCCTTTCCTACAGTACCAAGTTCTGGCAAAATGATGGCGCTGTATTGCAGGTACGTAATCAAATGCCGATGATACGGCTATCAGAAATGTATTACATTGCTGCTGAAGCCACTCCTGACTTAGGCGAAGCGCTTACACTGGTCAACAAAATACGTGTGCAAAGAGGTCTTGATCCACTCCTTACCCCATTTAACGAGACAAGCAGGATGCAGGAAATTGCTAAAGAGTACAACAAAGAGTTTTATGCGGAAGGACAATTGTTTTTTTATTACAAGCGACTGGGAACACTTCCTATTCCACGATCGACGGTTGCCATGACCGAAAAAACATACGTTTTCCCTTTACCTGATGATGAAATTGAATTTGGTAACAGATAA
- a CDS encoding DUF4843 domain-containing protein, translated as MKTIIDNNKIHYFLYLIILSGIGIISCNKDLVYEDKPGIYIDKEKMISSRDSIAYSFAEKADTRMLDTIYIPVKISGEISNTDRNVPLAANAAKTTAIAGTHYQILESKVKANELTAIASIQIKRTADLKSKQLRIYLEIVPNPDFPLVIAKTKTNNTYNGEPSSTYNPGYLIKLTDQLLKPDTWDGSGSWFKYYFGTYSAVKFKFIIDITGRTIWGDRARYGPDAPTSAQLKVYYTKLVTALYEYEQAHGPMIDETGNQVTFPKI; from the coding sequence ATGAAAACTATAATTGACAACAATAAAATTCATTATTTTTTGTACCTGATCATCCTATCGGGTATCGGTATCATTTCCTGTAACAAAGACCTGGTTTATGAAGATAAGCCCGGAATTTATATCGACAAGGAGAAAATGATTAGTTCGAGGGACAGCATCGCCTACTCTTTTGCCGAAAAGGCCGATACGCGGATGCTGGATACCATTTATATTCCGGTAAAGATTTCAGGTGAAATCTCCAATACAGACCGCAATGTACCTTTGGCAGCCAATGCAGCAAAAACTACTGCCATTGCCGGTACACACTATCAGATACTGGAAAGCAAGGTAAAAGCAAATGAGCTGACCGCTATTGCATCAATACAAATTAAAAGAACTGCCGATCTGAAGAGTAAACAACTGCGCATTTACCTCGAGATTGTTCCCAACCCGGACTTTCCGTTAGTGATTGCCAAAACCAAAACAAACAATACCTATAATGGTGAGCCTTCCAGCACGTATAATCCGGGGTATTTAATCAAGCTAACCGACCAGTTGTTAAAACCTGATACCTGGGACGGTTCGGGCAGCTGGTTTAAGTATTATTTTGGTACTTACAGCGCTGTAAAGTTTAAGTTTATTATAGATATAACCGGCAGGACCATCTGGGGAGACAGGGCCAGATACGGCCCCGATGCACCAACTTCGGCACAGCTAAAAGTTTACTATACAAAACTGGTCACCGCTTTGTACGAATATGAACAGGCCCATGGCCCAATGATCGACGAAACGGGTAATCAGGTAACCTTCCCTAAAATTTAA
- a CDS encoding PKD-like family lipoprotein has translation MKTLIKTVTGTFLFCLILFGCSKDKGNYDLKPINELTVDSLNGGQEIEILSNETLKLSPAIKQENVSAGTYKYRWFMYGDNYTPAIELSDKKDLNVQITAPIGGYTLRYVVTDVTTGISAFQEIHMTITSKYASGLVVLDEKVNGGDVSHIALNGTIYKNLYSEANNGNHITTPASKLVGFYYDRGEDIQKPIWIFISSPGKPTIEIDPESYKEVGPFSRMLITPPAEPAQLSDIASMVNGDPIFSIVNGKLQFGTGGDSSPSFQGALLGDYELAPYIISTTAGGGNIQARTYLITYDQKNGRFLSFSGFNVGLFNTYSTDMTNPGAFDPNKVKKQCVFACYSNQYSYYNWLMKDQTGKMYFYQMYPVATQKAAAAYSEITATPEMSQATIFAGSTKLPHIYYVADNRVFLYDYKANNARLIYTFGAGEQITDMKFAVSRVPEYQTGYQCIRTLDKIYIATYNGTEGKVNEFDVSATGAFTDNAPVKTYSGFGKITSMFYKEKR, from the coding sequence ATGAAAACACTTATAAAAACAGTAACTGGCACTTTTCTCTTTTGCCTGATCCTATTCGGTTGCAGTAAAGACAAGGGAAATTATGATTTGAAGCCTATTAATGAGCTTACCGTGGATTCACTAAATGGTGGCCAGGAGATTGAAATTTTAAGCAATGAAACACTAAAGCTGTCGCCGGCAATAAAACAGGAGAATGTAAGCGCCGGCACCTATAAGTACCGTTGGTTTATGTACGGAGACAACTACACCCCAGCGATAGAGCTTTCGGATAAAAAGGATCTGAACGTACAAATCACAGCTCCTATAGGCGGCTACACGTTGAGGTATGTAGTTACAGATGTAACGACAGGTATTTCTGCCTTCCAGGAAATACACATGACCATCACATCAAAATACGCGAGTGGTTTAGTTGTTTTGGATGAAAAGGTCAATGGTGGAGATGTTAGCCACATTGCTTTAAATGGCACTATATATAAAAACTTATACAGCGAGGCCAATAACGGGAACCACATTACTACGCCAGCCAGCAAATTGGTTGGGTTTTATTACGACCGTGGCGAAGATATCCAGAAACCCATATGGATTTTTATCTCCTCACCCGGAAAACCGACCATCGAAATAGATCCTGAATCTTATAAGGAAGTTGGTCCATTTTCCCGCATGTTGATCACGCCACCTGCAGAGCCGGCACAACTTTCGGACATTGCCAGCATGGTTAATGGTGATCCTATTTTTTCAATTGTAAATGGCAAGCTTCAATTTGGAACAGGTGGCGATTCTTCACCATCCTTTCAGGGGGCTTTACTTGGCGATTATGAACTTGCACCTTATATCATCAGTACTACTGCCGGTGGGGGCAATATCCAGGCACGGACTTATTTAATTACCTATGATCAGAAAAACGGACGCTTTTTATCCTTTTCTGGTTTTAATGTAGGCTTGTTCAACACCTACAGTACCGATATGACAAACCCTGGGGCATTTGATCCCAACAAGGTCAAAAAACAATGCGTGTTTGCGTGCTATTCCAATCAATACAGCTATTACAATTGGCTAATGAAAGACCAAACGGGCAAGATGTATTTTTATCAGATGTATCCGGTAGCCACGCAAAAGGCAGCCGCAGCTTATTCAGAAATAACCGCCACTCCTGAAATGAGTCAAGCGACAATTTTTGCGGGGTCCACAAAATTACCGCACATATATTATGTGGCAGATAACCGGGTATTTCTGTACGATTACAAAGCCAACAACGCCAGGTTGATTTATACTTTCGGGGCAGGCGAGCAAATTACAGATATGAAATTTGCCGTAAGCCGGGTTCCCGAATATCAAACCGGGTATCAATGCATACGCACGCTGGACAAAATTTACATCGCTACTTACAATGGCACCGAAGGAAAAGTAAACGAATTTGATGTATCGGCAACCGGAGCATTTACCGACAATGCCCCGGTAAAAACCTATTCCGGCTTTGGAAAAATAACCAGTATGTTTTACAAAGAGAAAAGATAA